One Phaseolus vulgaris cultivar G19833 chromosome 11, P. vulgaris v2.0, whole genome shotgun sequence genomic window carries:
- the LOC137824810 gene encoding metacaspase-5-like: MAKKAVLIGINYPGTKAELKGCINDVWRMHRCLVDRYGFSKDDITVMIDTDKSYKEPTGKNIRSALTSLIRSAEAGDVLFVHYSGHGTRLPAETGEDDDTGYDECIVPSDMNLITDDDFREFVDGVPSGCKLTIVSDSCHSGGLIDGAKEQIGNSTKGEGQHSGSGFGLSSFLRRTVEDAIESRGIHIPSSLRHHRHKHDDEADDRDIELPHEQYGHVKNRSLPLSTVIEILKQKTGKNDIDVGKFRLSLYDIFGEDASPKVKKFMKVILNKLQHGDGGSDKHGGILGLVGSLAQEFLKQKLDANDNGYAKPAMETKVDSKYEAYAGSTKPRFPDGAILLSGCQTDQTSADASPSGNAANAYGAFSNAIQAIIKESRGAVTNQELVLKARDKLKRGGFSQRPGLYCSDHHVEGSFVC; this comes from the exons ATGGCCAAAAAGGCAGTGTTGATCGGAATCAACTACCCGGGTACCAAGGCGGAGCTCAAAGGTTGCATCAACGACGTGTGGCGAATGCACCGGTGCCTCGTCGACCGTTACGGCTTCTCCAAAGACGACATCACCGTTATGATCGACACGGACAAATCGTACAAGGAGCCCACGGGGAAGAACATCCGGTCGGCGTTGACCTCACTGATTCGATCGGCGGAGGCCGGAGACGTGCTGTTCGTGCACTACAGCGGACACGGCACGCGCCTTCCTGCGGAAACGGGAGAGGATGATGACACTGGATATGATGAATGCATTGTTCCTTCTGATATGAACCTCATCACTG ATGATGATTTCAGGGAATTTGTTGACGGGGTCCCTAGTGGTTGTAAGCTCACAATAGTATCAGATTCTTGCCATAGTGGTGGCCTAATTGACGGAGCTAAGGAGCAGATAGGAAATAGTACAAAGGGAGAAGGGCAGCATTCTGGTTCTGGCTTTGGTTTGTCCAGTTTTCTACGTCGTACTGTGGAGGATGCCATTGAGTCTCGCGGAATTCATATTCCTTCATCATTGCGCCATCATAGACACAAGCATGACGACGAAGCTGATGATAGGGACATTGAACTTCCACATGAGCAGTATGGCCATGTAAAGAATAGGTCATTGCCACTTTCTACTGTCATAGAGATACTCAAGCAGAAAACTGGAAAAAATGATATCGATGTTGGCAAATTCAGACTTTCACTTTATGATATTTTTGGGGAAGATGCTAGCCCTAAAGTAAAGAAGTTCATGAAGGTTATCTTGAACAAACTCCAACACGGGGATGGTGGAAGTGACAAGCACGGTGGAATCTTGGGGTTGGTGGGCAGTCTCGCCCAAGAGTTTCTCAAGCAAAAGCTGGATGCAAACGATAATGGATATGCAAAACCTGCCATGGAAACAAAGGTAGACAGTAAATACGAAGCATATGCTGGATCAACAAAGCCTCGTTTTCCAGACGGAGCAATTCTGTTGAGCGGTTGTCAGACTGATCAGACCTCTGCAGATGCAAGCCCTTCTGGTAATGCTGCCAATGCTTATGGAGCTTTCAGCAATGCAATACAGGCTATAATTAAGGAGAGTCGTGGTGCAGTCACAAATCAAGAACTTGTATTGAAGGCAAGGGATAAGCTGAAGAGAGGAGGTTTCAGCCAACGACCAGGACTCTATTGCAGTGATCACCATGTTGAAGGTTCTtttgtgtgctga
- the LOC137830103 gene encoding metacaspase-5-like, whose protein sequence is MAKKAVLIGINYPGTKAELKGCINDVWRMHRCLVDRYGFSEDNITVLIDTDKSYREPTGKNIRSALTSLVRSAEDGDVLFVHYSGHGTRLPAETGEDDDTGYDECIVPSDMNLITDDDFKEFVDGIPRGCRITIVSDSCHSGGLLEEAKEQIGESTKGEEEQSGSGFGFSNFLHRKVEDAIESRGFHIPSGLRHHRGRDDDDEAEDRDIDLPHGNYGYVKNRSLPLSTLIDILKQKTGKDDIDVGKLRPTLFDVFGEDSSPKVKFMNVILNKLQQGSGEGGGGILGLVGGLAQEFLKHKIDENDEGYAKPALETRVESKQEAYAGSSKHSLPAGGILMSGCQSDQTSADASPPGNAANAYGAFSNAIQAIIEESNGSITNHELVQKAREKLKKEGFTQKPGLYCSDHHVDAPFVC, encoded by the exons ATGGCGAAAAAGGCAGTGTTGATCGGAATCAACTACCCGGGCACCAAGGCGGAGCTCAAAGGTTGCATCAACGACGTGTGGCGGATGCACCGGTGCCTCGTCGACCGTTACGGCTTCTCCGAAGACAACATCACCGTTTTGATCGACACGGACAAATCGTACAGGGAGCCGACGGGGAAGAACATCCGGTCGGCGTTGACCTCACTGGTCCGATCGGCGGAGGACGGAGACGTGCTGTTCGTGCACTACAGCGGACACGGCACGCGCCTTCCTGCGGAAACGGGAGAGGATGATGACACTGGATATGATGAGTGCATTGTTCCTTCTGATATGAATCTCATCACTG ATGATGATTTCAAGGAGTTTGTGGATGGGATCCCTAGAGGTTGCAGGATCACAATTGTGTCTGATTCTTGCCACAGTGGTGGCCTACTTGAAGAAGCTAAGGAGCAGATCGGAGAGAGTACAAAGGGAGAGGAAGAACAGTCTGGCTCTggctttggattttcaaactTTCTGCATCGGAAGGTGGAAGATGCCATTGAGTCTCGCGGATTCCATATCCCTTCAGGTTTGCGCCACCACAGAGGCagggatgatgatgatgaggctGAAGATAGAGATATTGATCTTCCACATGGGAACTATGGCTATGTGAAGAATAGATCTTTGCCCCTTTCAACCCTCATTGACATACTCAAGCAGAAAACTGGGAAAGATGATATTGATGTTGGGAAACTCAGACCTACCCTTTTCGATGTCTTTGGGGAAGATTCTAGTCCTAAAGTGAAGTTCATGAATGTTATTTTGAATAAACTCCAACAAGGAAGTGGTGAAGGTGGGGGTGGAATATTGGGGTTGGTGGGTGGTCTTGCCCAAGAGTTTCTCAAGCATAAGATTGATGAGAATGATGAGGGATATGCAAAGCCTGCACTGGAGACACGTGTGGAAAGTAAGCAGGAGGCATATGCTGGATCATCCAAACACAGCCTTCCGGCTGGTGGGATTCTGATGAGTGGATGTCAGAGTGACCAAACTTCTGCAGATGCAAGTCCTCCAGGAAACGCTGCCAATGCTTATGGAGCTTTTAGCAATGCAATACAGGCAATAATTGAGGAGAGTAATGGTTCAATCACAAACCACGAACTTGTTCAGAAAGCACGAGAGAAGCTCAAGAAGGAGGGTTTCACTCAGAAACCTGGACTCTACTGCAGTGATCACCATGTTGATGCTCCTTTTGTGTGTTGA